Proteins encoded by one window of Polaribacter haliotis:
- a CDS encoding GyrI-like domain-containing protein: MMKHEWRKKEKDVYVPKAKPEIIKVPEYSFFTISGKGNPNNPHFADYIAPLYALSYAIKMGLKKNPVLEDYYDYTVYPLEGVWDISDEAKKNFNPNLPINKDELVFTLMIRQPNFVTEKYALEVIEKVKIKKPDLLIEKVKFEKIEEGSCIQMLHIGSYDNEATTFKIMEEFAKKEGLERESKLHREIYLSDFRKVATEKLKTVLRFKTK, translated from the coding sequence ATGATGAAACACGAATGGAGAAAAAAGGAAAAAGATGTATATGTTCCTAAAGCAAAGCCAGAAATAATTAAAGTTCCTGAGTATAGCTTTTTCACGATTTCCGGAAAAGGAAACCCAAATAATCCTCATTTTGCAGATTATATAGCTCCTTTATATGCGCTTTCTTATGCAATAAAAATGGGTTTAAAAAAGAATCCTGTTTTAGAAGATTATTACGATTACACTGTATATCCTTTGGAAGGTGTTTGGGATATTTCTGATGAAGCAAAGAAAAACTTCAACCCAAATTTACCCATAAATAAAGACGAATTAGTTTTCACTTTAATGATTCGTCAACCAAATTTTGTAACAGAAAAATATGCTTTGGAAGTAATTGAAAAAGTAAAAATTAAAAAACCAGATTTATTAATTGAAAAAGTAAAGTTCGAAAAAATAGAAGAAGGTTCTTGTATACAAATGTTACACATTGGCTCTTATGACAATGAAGCTACCACTTTTAAAATTATGGAAGAATTTGCTAAAAAAGAAGGTTTAGAAAGAGAATCTAAACTTCATAGAGAGATTTATCTATCTGATTTTAGGAAAGTTGCAACAGAAAAATTAAAAACAGTTTTACGTTTTAAAACAAAATAA
- a CDS encoding TonB-dependent receptor, which yields MKRILFLLITLCQFSLIAQTTVSGKVTDSKNNPILGANVYLDGTYDGTSTNEKGEFSFKTEESGNQTLVISFVSFETYTKTANVKTLNNLKIKLRDDVNSLDAVVINAGTFEAGEKGKVTVLKPMDIVTTASALGDFVGALQTLPGTAAVGEDGRLFVRGGEAEETQIFIDGARVFTPFTPTTNNIPTRGRYSPFLFQGITFSTGGYSAEYGQALSSVLSLTTIDEPDQEKTDISLMTVGLGVGNTQKWDKSSFSINTSYINLAPYNAIFKDRNTWNKPFQSANGEMVFRQKFKDDSMLKLYSAYSYSDFDVIQDDINFDDGLRFGLQNRNLYFNASYKNKFGNNWKYETALSYTNDNTNVNFMEDKINSNDNSYHFKAKLKKRFSSRFRLNFGAEYFITNYDESYTPNNSNKFDYGFDNNIFASFIETDIFFSKNLAAKIGVRAENSELLNEFTISPRTSISYKSGKNSQFSLAYGQFYQNPNNEYLKFSQNLKAQNTSHLIANYQSVKQGQIFRIEAYYKDYNSLVKFDNNSTNFNDNQPNFNSTFNNNGTGFAKGIDVFWRQNGKIKNTDYWVSYSYLDTERDYRNYPNTARPNFASKHNLSVVAKHFITDWKSQVGLSYQFASGRIYTNPNKAGFLNSQTKNFNNLSFNWAYLLDQQKILYFSVNNVLGTKNIFGYNYKNTPNMNGNFERQARIPNADSFFFVGFFWTISDDKTSNQLDNL from the coding sequence ATGAAACGTATTCTATTTTTATTAATTACACTTTGCCAATTTTCTTTAATTGCACAAACCACAGTTTCAGGAAAAGTTACAGATTCTAAAAACAATCCTATTTTAGGAGCAAACGTTTATTTAGATGGCACTTACGATGGAACCTCAACAAACGAAAAAGGGGAATTTAGTTTCAAAACAGAAGAATCAGGAAATCAAACGTTGGTAATTTCCTTTGTTTCTTTTGAAACTTATACAAAAACGGCAAATGTAAAAACCTTAAATAATTTAAAAATAAAATTGCGAGATGATGTAAATTCTTTAGATGCAGTAGTAATAAATGCAGGAACTTTTGAAGCTGGAGAAAAAGGCAAAGTAACCGTTTTAAAACCTATGGATATTGTAACCACAGCAAGTGCTTTGGGCGATTTTGTAGGCGCTTTACAAACATTACCAGGAACTGCTGCTGTTGGCGAAGATGGACGATTATTTGTAAGAGGTGGAGAAGCAGAAGAAACGCAAATTTTTATTGATGGCGCAAGAGTTTTTACGCCATTTACACCAACTACAAACAACATTCCTACAAGAGGAAGATATTCTCCATTTTTATTCCAAGGAATTACGTTTTCTACAGGTGGTTATTCTGCTGAATATGGACAAGCATTATCTAGTGTTTTATCACTAACAACTATAGACGAACCAGATCAAGAAAAAACAGACATCTCTTTAATGACTGTTGGTTTGGGAGTTGGAAACACACAAAAATGGGACAAAAGTTCTTTTAGCATTAATACTTCTTACATCAATTTAGCTCCTTACAATGCCATTTTTAAAGATAGAAATACGTGGAATAAACCTTTTCAATCTGCAAATGGAGAAATGGTTTTTAGACAAAAATTCAAAGACGATTCTATGCTAAAACTATACAGTGCATATAGTTATTCAGATTTTGATGTGATACAAGATGACATTAATTTTGATGACGGTTTGCGTTTCGGATTGCAAAATAGAAACTTATATTTTAATGCATCTTACAAAAATAAATTTGGCAACAATTGGAAATATGAAACCGCTTTAAGTTACACAAACGACAATACGAATGTTAATTTTATGGAGGATAAAATAAATAGTAACGACAATTCGTACCACTTTAAAGCCAAATTAAAAAAACGTTTTTCAAGTAGATTTCGTTTAAATTTTGGAGCAGAATATTTTATAACCAATTACGACGAAAGTTATACTCCAAATAACAGCAATAAATTCGATTATGGTTTCGATAATAATATTTTTGCTTCTTTTATAGAAACCGATATTTTCTTCTCGAAAAACTTGGCTGCAAAAATTGGAGTAAGAGCAGAAAATTCTGAATTGTTAAACGAATTTACAATCTCCCCAAGAACTTCAATTTCTTATAAATCAGGTAAAAATTCGCAGTTTTCTTTGGCTTATGGTCAGTTTTACCAAAATCCGAATAACGAATATTTAAAATTCAGTCAAAATTTAAAAGCACAAAACACATCGCATTTAATTGCCAATTATCAATCTGTAAAACAAGGTCAAATATTTAGAATCGAAGCTTATTATAAAGACTATAATAGTTTGGTAAAATTCGATAATAATTCAACAAATTTTAATGATAATCAGCCTAATTTTAATTCAACTTTTAACAATAATGGAACTGGATTTGCCAAAGGAATAGATGTTTTTTGGAGACAAAATGGCAAAATAAAAAATACCGATTATTGGGTTTCCTACTCCTATTTAGATACTGAAAGAGACTACAGAAATTACCCAAATACTGCAAGACCAAATTTTGCATCGAAACATAACTTATCTGTTGTTGCCAAACATTTTATTACAGATTGGAAAAGTCAGGTTGGTTTGAGTTATCAATTTGCCTCTGGCAGAATTTACACAAACCCGAACAAAGCTGGTTTCTTAAATAGTCAGACTAAAAACTTCAACAATTTAAGTTTTAATTGGGCGTATTTATTAGATCAACAAAAAATATTATATTTCTCTGTAAACAACGTTTTAGGCACAAAAAATATTTTTGGTTATAACTATAAAAACACCCCAAACATGAATGGAAATTTCGAAAGACAAGCAAGAATTCCCAATGCAGATAGTTTCTTTTTCGTAGGTTTCTTCTGGACAATTAGCGACGATAAAACCTCAAATCAATTAGATAACTTATAA
- a CDS encoding DUF2141 domain-containing protein — protein sequence MKKLLLIIAIIFGGIFTTNAQEKTYDLTINISGLDSNKGKILIALYNEEGQFLKKRFKDGITKITDKKATYTITGIPKGEYAVSFFHDENDNNKMDTNFLGIPKEDYGCSNNARGFMGAPKYKDAKFQLSENKTIQIKI from the coding sequence ATGAAAAAATTACTTTTAATAATAGCAATCATTTTCGGAGGAATTTTCACAACAAATGCACAAGAAAAAACTTACGATTTAACTATAAATATTTCTGGTTTAGATTCTAACAAAGGAAAAATTTTAATTGCATTGTATAACGAAGAAGGTCAGTTTTTAAAAAAACGTTTTAAAGACGGAATAACAAAAATTACCGATAAAAAAGCGACTTATACTATAACAGGAATTCCTAAAGGAGAATATGCTGTTTCCTTTTTTCATGATGAAAATGACAACAATAAAATGGACACAAATTTCTTGGGAATACCTAAAGAAGACTATGGTTGTTCTAACAATGCTAGAGGATTTATGGGCGCTCCAAAATACAAAGACGCTAAATTTCAATTGTCAGAAAATAAAACAATCCAAATAAAAATATAA
- a CDS encoding amidohydrolase family protein: protein MSNPLESKNVLPLGERGLRKLRINGHSHLLPYPEQIPQFMKDKEIFWVDDERKHMLQKGWKRPVTDSSFFLDEKLLWMEKNKLDHAVVLNLSQLYGNGLRLEEMKKALRFQNDFNAKVQRDHPDKFTCGFVVHPGFIYGALDEMKRCVEELGLKVLCLPTHFMDSIGQWRCVFDEENDRIFELADKYKLAIEIHPYDGDKMIKLENTNWRFHLIWMLAQCGDAYHFYTLNGMQERFKNIRTCFAHGGQLAQMNLGRRIQGFDGRPDLFEGKTHPRKAIGHKNIFFDTLVHDTDSLHLMFKRQGTSQVLMGLDDPYPLGEMESDAQSSYPGKILDLAIERNIITEVEKGQIWEDNVLQWLFGDDEKAKQDLVNKILKV from the coding sequence ATGTCAAATCCATTAGAAAGTAAAAATGTTCTCCCTTTGGGGGAAAGGGGGCTTCGCAAACTACGAATAAACGGACATTCACATTTATTGCCTTACCCAGAGCAAATTCCTCAATTTATGAAGGATAAAGAAATTTTTTGGGTAGATGATGAGCGTAAGCATATGTTACAAAAAGGTTGGAAAAGACCTGTAACAGATTCCAGTTTTTTCTTGGACGAGAAGTTACTTTGGATGGAGAAAAACAAGTTAGATCACGCAGTTGTTTTAAATCTTTCTCAATTATATGGAAATGGTTTGCGTTTGGAAGAAATGAAAAAAGCGTTGCGTTTTCAGAATGATTTTAATGCAAAAGTTCAGCGAGATCATCCAGATAAATTTACCTGTGGTTTTGTAGTGCATCCAGGTTTTATTTATGGAGCGTTAGACGAAATGAAACGTTGTGTAGAAGAATTGGGTTTAAAAGTTTTGTGTTTGCCAACGCATTTTATGGATTCAATTGGACAATGGAGATGCGTTTTTGATGAAGAAAACGATCGAATTTTCGAATTGGCAGATAAATACAAATTAGCGATTGAAATTCATCCTTATGATGGAGATAAAATGATAAAATTGGAAAATACCAATTGGCGTTTTCACTTAATTTGGATGTTGGCACAATGTGGAGATGCATATCATTTTTATACGTTAAACGGAATGCAAGAGCGTTTCAAAAATATTAGAACTTGTTTTGCACATGGAGGTCAATTAGCACAAATGAACTTGGGAAGAAGAATTCAAGGTTTTGATGGAAGACCCGATTTATTTGAAGGAAAAACGCATCCAAGAAAAGCAATCGGACATAAAAACATCTTTTTTGATACGTTAGTTCACGATACAGATTCTTTGCATTTGATGTTTAAAAGACAAGGAACAAGTCAGGTTTTAATGGGCTTGGATGATCCTTATCCTTTAGGAGAAATGGAAAGTGATGCACAATCTTCTTATCCTGGAAAAATTTTAGATTTAGCAATTGAAAGAAATATTATTACTGAAGTTGAAAAAGGGCAAATCTGGGAAGATAACGTTTTACAATGGTTGTTTGGTGATGATGAAAAAGCGAAACAAGATTTGGTTAATAAGATTTTAAAAGTATAA
- a CDS encoding 3-hydroxyanthranilate 3,4-dioxygenase has translation MNLVQPLNFKKWIDEHRHLLKPPVGNKQVWDNGEYIVMVVGGPNNRKDYHYNETPEFFYQIEGDMILKIIDDKGEMIDVEINEGDIYLLPGKVPHSPQRKENTVGLVIEYPRSEGMLDALEWYCENCGNPLYREEFALDNIETDMPVIFDKYYSDKQKCTCDNCGTVMKSPS, from the coding sequence ATGAATTTAGTACAACCTTTAAATTTTAAAAAGTGGATTGATGAACATCGTCATTTATTAAAACCGCCAGTTGGTAACAAGCAAGTTTGGGATAATGGCGAATATATTGTTATGGTTGTTGGTGGACCAAATAATAGAAAAGATTATCATTATAACGAAACTCCAGAATTTTTCTATCAAATAGAAGGAGATATGATTTTAAAAATCATAGACGATAAAGGAGAAATGATTGATGTAGAAATTAACGAAGGAGATATTTATTTACTGCCAGGAAAAGTGCCACATTCGCCACAAAGAAAAGAAAATACAGTTGGTTTGGTAATTGAATATCCACGATCAGAAGGAATGTTAGATGCTTTAGAATGGTATTGCGAAAATTGTGGAAATCCATTATACAGAGAAGAATTTGCATTAGACAATATAGAAACAGACATGCCAGTTATTTTCGACAAATATTATTCCGACAAACAAAAATGTACTTGCGACAATTGTGGAACAGTAATGAAGAGCCCATCCTAA
- a CDS encoding SDR family oxidoreductase — MNLELKNKNALVCGSTQGIGKATALLLAEEGANVTLLARNKEKLQSVLKELSNNGNQNHNYLIADFSKPNELKQVLEKSELQFHVLINNTGGPAGGPIFNAKIEEFESAFTQHLKCNHILVQAIVPFMKTQKFGRIVNVISTSVKQPLDGLGVSNTIRGAVASWSKTLANELGEFGITVNNVLPGATGTERLNEIIKNKANKTGNSIEEVSKNMMNASPAKRFAKPEEIANAIVFLTSDKASFINGINVPVDGGRTKSL; from the coding sequence ATGAATTTAGAACTAAAAAACAAAAACGCTTTAGTTTGCGGAAGCACGCAAGGAATAGGAAAAGCGACAGCATTATTATTGGCAGAAGAAGGAGCTAATGTTACTTTACTTGCCAGAAATAAAGAAAAGTTACAATCAGTTTTAAAAGAATTATCAAATAACGGAAACCAGAATCACAATTATTTAATTGCAGATTTTTCGAAACCAAATGAGCTGAAACAAGTTTTAGAGAAGTCAGAACTACAGTTCCATGTTTTGATAAACAATACTGGAGGTCCAGCTGGAGGTCCAATATTTAATGCAAAAATCGAAGAATTTGAAAGCGCTTTTACGCAACATTTAAAGTGCAATCATATTTTGGTACAAGCAATTGTTCCGTTTATGAAAACACAAAAATTTGGTAGAATTGTAAATGTAATTTCAACATCTGTAAAACAGCCTTTAGATGGTTTGGGTGTTTCAAATACTATTCGTGGCGCAGTTGCAAGTTGGTCTAAAACCTTGGCAAATGAGTTGGGCGAATTCGGCATTACAGTAAATAATGTTTTGCCAGGAGCAACAGGAACAGAGCGTTTAAATGAAATTATTAAAAATAAAGCAAACAAAACAGGAAACTCAATTGAAGAAGTTTCTAAAAATATGATGAATGCTTCCCCAGCAAAACGTTTTGCAAAACCAGAGGAAATTGCCAATGCAATTGTGTTTTTAACAAGTGATAAAGCCAGTTTTATCAACGGAATTAACGTTCCTGTAGATGGTGGAAGAACAAAATCTTTGTAG
- a CDS encoding DUF6500 family protein, whose amino-acid sequence MNKEIREKIIEVCNEKIAKKGDNVGLSFYAFFKNKNDNPKLLLEVATWWIETHKLDHFEKAVKIKKMITENK is encoded by the coding sequence ATGAATAAAGAAATACGAGAAAAAATAATAGAAGTTTGTAACGAGAAAATCGCTAAAAAAGGAGATAATGTAGGTTTGTCTTTTTATGCATTTTTCAAAAATAAAAATGATAACCCAAAGTTATTATTAGAAGTTGCAACTTGGTGGATTGAAACCCATAAATTAGATCATTTCGAAAAAGCGGTTAAGATTAAGAAAATGATTACAGAAAATAAATAA
- a CDS encoding aldehyde dehydrogenase has product MNIKNYINGKFEDPIKGEYIDNYNPSIGEIYGQIPNSSKDDVEKAVEAAEKAFPSWSNTTLATRSKILSKIAELIKDKLEFLAAAESKDNGKPISLAKAVDIPRAAANFQFFANAITQFSSEAHESVGLNAMNFTLRQPLGVVGCISPWNLPLYLFTWKIAPAIASGNCVIAKPSEITPMTAFLLGEICNEAGLPKGVLNIIHGLGASTGQAIVEHPNIKAISFTGGTETGAHIARIAAPMFKKLSLELGGKNPNIIFADCDYEKMLETTVRSSFANQGQICLCGSRILVEEKIYEKFKTDFIKKVSELKVGNPSEETTNIGALVSKEHLEKVKSYIDIAEVENAKILFGGDRGTVKNCENGYYLQPTIIEVSDNNCRLNQEEIFGPVVTIMSFKTDEEALQLANDVKYGLSATLWTNNLNRTMQFSKQLHTGIVWVNTWMLRDLRTAFGGAKDSGVGREGGFEALRFFTEPKNICIQYE; this is encoded by the coding sequence ATGAACATAAAAAACTACATAAACGGAAAATTCGAAGATCCAATAAAGGGAGAATATATTGATAACTACAATCCATCAATAGGAGAAATCTACGGACAAATACCAAATTCTTCAAAAGATGATGTAGAAAAAGCAGTTGAAGCAGCAGAAAAAGCATTTCCAAGTTGGTCAAACACAACTTTAGCAACAAGAAGTAAAATCTTGTCTAAAATTGCAGAATTAATAAAAGATAAATTAGAATTTTTAGCAGCAGCAGAATCAAAAGATAATGGGAAACCAATAAGTTTAGCAAAAGCAGTTGACATTCCAAGAGCTGCAGCGAATTTTCAGTTTTTTGCAAATGCAATTACGCAGTTTTCATCAGAAGCACATGAAAGTGTAGGTTTAAATGCGATGAATTTTACATTGCGTCAACCACTTGGAGTTGTAGGTTGTATTTCTCCATGGAATTTACCTTTGTATTTATTTACGTGGAAAATTGCTCCAGCGATTGCATCTGGAAATTGTGTAATTGCAAAACCAAGTGAAATTACACCAATGACAGCGTTTTTATTAGGTGAAATATGTAATGAAGCTGGTCTTCCAAAAGGTGTTTTAAATATTATACATGGTTTGGGAGCTTCAACAGGACAAGCAATTGTAGAACATCCTAATATAAAAGCAATTTCATTTACTGGCGGTACAGAAACAGGAGCACATATTGCCAGAATTGCAGCGCCAATGTTTAAAAAGTTATCTTTAGAATTAGGGGGAAAAAATCCAAACATCATTTTTGCAGATTGCGATTATGAGAAGATGTTAGAAACCACAGTACGTTCTTCGTTTGCGAATCAAGGTCAAATTTGTTTATGTGGAAGTAGAATTTTAGTAGAAGAAAAAATCTACGAGAAATTCAAAACTGATTTTATTAAAAAAGTCTCTGAATTAAAAGTAGGAAATCCATCAGAAGAAACTACGAATATAGGAGCATTAGTTTCTAAAGAGCATTTAGAAAAAGTAAAAAGTTATATAGATATTGCTGAAGTAGAAAACGCAAAAATTCTTTTTGGAGGTGACAGAGGCACAGTCAAGAATTGTGAAAACGGTTATTACTTACAACCCACAATTATAGAAGTTTCAGACAATAATTGCAGACTGAATCAAGAAGAAATTTTTGGTCCAGTTGTAACCATTATGTCATTTAAAACAGATGAAGAAGCCTTGCAATTAGCAAATGATGTAAAATACGGATTATCAGCAACTTTATGGACGAATAATTTAAACAGAACTATGCAGTTTTCTAAACAATTACACACAGGAATTGTTTGGGTAAATACGTGGATGTTACGTGATTTAAGAACAGCTTTTGGTGGCGCAAAAGATAGTGGAGTAGGAAGAGAAGGAGGTTTTGAAGCGTTGCGTTTCTTTACAGAGCCAAAGAATATATGTATACAGTATGAATAA
- a CDS encoding phytanoyl-CoA dioxygenase family protein, translated as MIDFNRDKIELEENGFSIVEEIFQQEELNKMVDFIETHNFDFSERQLLNRFPELQNIIFESKYFKELYSKICDGKYFLSKAIYFNKPSKSNWFVSYHQDLSISVKNKTEEQGYSSWTNKKGQLGVIPPLKILENSVTFRIHLDDADKTNGCLKVISKSHNKGIIRVDTNFNANNEGQEVTCNIAKGGIMLMKPLLLHASQKSISENDRRVIHLEFCNQEIPMEWLEKKVI; from the coding sequence ATGATAGATTTTAACAGAGATAAAATAGAATTAGAAGAAAATGGTTTTTCAATTGTTGAAGAAATTTTTCAACAAGAAGAACTGAATAAAATGGTTGATTTTATAGAAACTCATAATTTCGATTTTTCAGAAAGGCAATTATTAAATAGATTTCCAGAACTTCAAAATATTATTTTTGAGAGTAAATATTTCAAAGAATTATACAGTAAAATTTGCGATGGCAAATACTTTTTATCAAAAGCGATTTACTTTAACAAACCAAGTAAATCGAATTGGTTTGTGAGTTATCATCAAGATTTAAGTATTAGTGTCAAAAATAAAACAGAAGAACAAGGTTATAGTAGTTGGACAAACAAAAAAGGTCAATTAGGAGTAATTCCACCTTTGAAAATTTTAGAAAACTCTGTTACTTTCAGAATTCATTTAGACGATGCAGATAAAACAAATGGGTGTTTAAAAGTGATTTCTAAATCACATAATAAAGGAATTATAAGAGTCGATACTAATTTCAATGCTAATAATGAAGGACAAGAAGTTACTTGTAATATCGCAAAAGGCGGAATTATGTTGATGAAACCATTATTGTTGCATGCTTCTCAAAAATCAATATCAGAAAATGATAGAAGAGTAATTCATTTAGAATTTTGTAATCAAGAAATTCCTATGGAATGGTTGGAGAAAAAAGTTATTTAA
- a CDS encoding RidA family protein: MSEKKVTPRGAYPHVKVVGDFIFVSGTSSRRPDNTIAGVDIIDEMGTKYLNAETQTREVLKNIDKNLQTVGASIKDVVDVSTFLVNMNDFAGYNKAYAEFFDKETGPTRTTVAVHQLPHPDLVVEIKVTAYKKV, translated from the coding sequence ATGTCAGAAAAAAAAGTAACACCAAGAGGCGCTTATCCACATGTAAAAGTTGTGGGCGATTTTATTTTTGTTTCAGGAACAAGTTCAAGAAGACCAGATAACACAATTGCAGGAGTAGATATTATTGATGAAATGGGAACAAAATATTTGAATGCAGAAACACAAACCAGAGAAGTTTTAAAAAATATCGACAAGAATTTACAAACTGTAGGAGCGAGTATAAAAGATGTGGTCGATGTTTCTACATTCTTGGTAAATATGAATGATTTTGCAGGTTACAATAAAGCATACGCAGAGTTTTTCGATAAAGAAACTGGGCCAACAAGAACAACTGTTGCTGTACATCAATTACCACATCCAGATTTGGTGGTGGAGATTAAGGTTACAGCTTATAAAAAAGTTTAA
- a CDS encoding DUF1697 domain-containing protein, with protein sequence MKKYIVLLRGINVSGKNKIPMADLRELLNDLDFQNVQTYIQSGNIILESDEGKSVICNKIKDGIQSKFGFDVPVIARTIPEWKKAIANYPFSTDNTKIVAFVFLNKKVYETKIEVKGINYDEYLIDKDMVFIYCPSGFAKTKLSNNLFERKLNVTATTRNYNTALKLLELATK encoded by the coding sequence ATGAAAAAATATATCGTTTTACTTCGTGGAATAAACGTGTCTGGAAAAAACAAAATTCCGATGGCAGATTTACGAGAATTATTAAATGATTTAGATTTTCAAAATGTGCAAACATATATTCAAAGTGGAAATATTATTTTAGAATCAGATGAAGGTAAATCTGTAATTTGTAATAAAATTAAAGACGGAATTCAAAGCAAATTTGGTTTTGATGTTCCAGTAATTGCAAGAACAATTCCTGAATGGAAAAAAGCAATCGCTAATTATCCTTTTTCAACGGATAACACTAAAATTGTTGCGTTTGTTTTCTTAAACAAAAAAGTATACGAAACAAAAATTGAGGTAAAAGGTATTAATTACGATGAATATTTAATTGATAAGGATATGGTTTTTATTTATTGTCCATCAGGTTTTGCGAAAACAAAACTTTCTAATAATTTATTTGAAAGAAAATTGAATGTAACAGCAACCACAAGAAATTATAATACAGCATTAAAATTATTAGAGTTAGCAACAAAATAA
- a CDS encoding FAD-dependent oxidoreductase, giving the protein MNKKDKILIIGAGLCGSLLALRLAQRGFKVAVFESRPDLRTVDISAGRSINLALSDRGLKALRLCGMEEKAREICIPMYGRLMHDKEGNTFSSNYSGRENEYINSISRGDLNAILLDEAEKHKNVTIHFNKKCKNVDIENNIAHFKDYNTKEEFSVEAAVIFGADGAGSSLRKSYISERKFLFSYSQNYLNHGYKELEIPADSSGKHQISKEHLHIWPRGDFMLIALPNMDGSFTVTLFLSYDEGEFNFENLTSEEKITEFFEKEFPDALALIPNIKQEFINNPTGPLGTIKCSPWSYKNKTLLIGDSSHAIVPFYGQGMNASFEDVFVLDEILNQDLGDWETVFKTYQKARKKDTDAIADLAIDNFHEMKDHVANPLFKEKRKIEMDLEKTFTTEYSSKYSLVTFNENIGYNEAMKKGRAQDKALLNLISGDEVHTHLDMTKEELKVILDKVTKETNDILQEDKIAGL; this is encoded by the coding sequence ATGAATAAAAAAGATAAAATATTAATTATTGGTGCAGGTTTATGCGGAAGTTTATTAGCTTTAAGACTAGCACAAAGAGGTTTTAAAGTAGCGGTTTTTGAAAGCAGACCAGATTTAAGAACAGTAGATATTTCTGCCGGAAGATCTATAAATTTAGCATTATCAGACAGAGGTTTAAAAGCATTACGTTTATGCGGAATGGAAGAAAAGGCTAGAGAAATCTGTATACCAATGTATGGTAGGTTAATGCACGACAAAGAAGGAAATACATTTTCTTCTAATTATTCAGGAAGAGAAAATGAATACATAAACTCTATTTCTAGAGGAGATTTAAATGCAATTTTACTAGATGAAGCAGAAAAGCATAAAAATGTTACCATTCATTTTAATAAAAAATGTAAAAATGTAGATATAGAAAATAATATTGCCCATTTTAAAGATTACAATACCAAAGAAGAATTTTCTGTAGAAGCAGCAGTTATTTTTGGTGCAGATGGCGCAGGTTCTTCTTTAAGAAAAAGTTACATCTCAGAACGAAAATTCTTGTTTAGCTATTCTCAAAACTATCTAAATCATGGTTATAAAGAATTAGAAATTCCTGCAGATTCATCTGGAAAGCATCAAATAAGCAAAGAGCATTTACATATTTGGCCTCGTGGAGATTTTATGTTAATTGCCCTACCAAATATGGATGGCAGTTTTACAGTTACCTTATTTTTAAGTTATGACGAAGGTGAATTTAATTTCGAGAATTTAACATCAGAAGAAAAAATAACCGAGTTTTTCGAGAAAGAATTCCCAGATGCTTTGGCACTAATACCAAATATTAAACAAGAATTTATAAACAACCCAACTGGCCCTTTAGGAACTATAAAATGTTCGCCTTGGAGTTATAAAAATAAAACATTATTAATTGGCGATTCTTCCCATGCAATTGTGCCGTTTTACGGACAAGGAATGAACGCATCTTTTGAAGATGTTTTTGTATTAGATGAAATTTTAAATCAAGATTTAGGCGATTGGGAAACAGTTTTTAAAACCTATCAAAAGGCAAGAAAAAAAGACACAGATGCCATTGCAGACTTGGCTATAGATAATTTTCACGAGATGAAAGACCATGTTGCAAATCCGCTTTTTAAAGAAAAAAGAAAAATAGAAATGGATTTGGAAAAAACGTTTACAACTGAATATTCATCTAAATATTCTTTAGTGACTTTCAACGAAAATATTGGTTATAATGAAGCCATGAAAAAAGGTAGAGCACAAGATAAAGCGCTGTTGAATTTAATTTCTGGCGATGAAGTTCATACACATTTAGATATGACAAAAGAAGAATTGAAAGTCATTTTAGATAAAGTAACTAAAGAAACAAACGATATTTTACAAGAAGATAAAATTGCAGGATTGTAG